The Tripterygium wilfordii isolate XIE 37 chromosome 21, ASM1340144v1, whole genome shotgun sequence genome segment TGGACCCAGACCTAGCCCAACCCAAAACCCAAATGATCATTCTGGGTTTGGACCTTATATTTTAggattgggttgggttgggttggctCGGCTCGATACCGATCCCTATTGAGAGGTGAACAATGGTGTGCGTTGGGGGTGGATTAAGTTAAAATGGGGTCAGGACTGAAAGGTAATTATGAAATGAGAGTAGAACAATCCCCGTTTTGTATTGCATTGATTGAATTTGGTTTGACTGAGGCAGAATTAGAATCTGgatcaaataataaaatatgctTTTATGGATaaatacaagtttttttttttaaggggaTGGATAAATACAAGTTGGATACATAATTTTAAGGCGGAGTATTTAAGGGGAATATATAGTATGTACCCTATATAGGAGGGGGCCAACAAAATAGTCACATGTGAAACATAATTTTGCAAGATCAAAGCTAGCTGTTAAATAGAATTCAACTTTTTTTGTCTTATTACAAAGATTTTAGTGAGGAGATTCTTCTTGCAGCGGCAAACACAATCAAACCAAAATCTTAAAGCTAGGGCAATGGAGAAGAAGTTccataagaagaagaattaaaATTGACAAATATATTTCATTGATCAAATGATTACATCACACACATACATGGGAATTTACACAAACAAAGAGGCATACATACTAGCTAGTGCTAGTACCTCTTTATTATTCCTAGTAACTCAGAACCATAATTGAAATCTTCTTATTGGATTCAACAAGAGTGAATCAAGAGGGCCTCACCTGAGCTGAGTCTTATTTATACCGAAAATGATGCACATTCATATGGAGCAAATTTGAGTACATGGCTTGGTGGGTCAAATATCATCTGAACGTCTAATTGTGCCTTGCTccccaaaacaaaaacaaaaccctctTTTGAGACCCTTGGCACTTCTTTTGGGACTATTGTCAGGCATTTGGCGTCACCAAAATCAATTAGAAAGTGCTTAGGATGCAAACTCAATATTGCAGTAGATCCAATCTTTGGCTTGAAATGAAATTCGAGTTTGGGGATTCCGCGAGAACATTTACTTTGGAGAAAGCAAGTGCCGTATAGTGGATCTTTGTATGTCTTTATATTGCCAGCTTCTTCTTTAAACGTATCAAGGAATTGCTTGTATATTGTCGGAGGGAATGTTGTAACGGCTGACTGAATATCGACTCTCATGAGTTCTTGTTCACCTGGTATCTTTATTTCTTTGTGATTAACGCGAATGGCTATAAGAGTGAGGTAGTAGAAGGGGAATGAATCATCGCGAGTAATTTGAGCTCTATTTTCTAGAGTTTTATTGTAGAGACTAATATCTGATCCGATTCTAATCTTACTAAGTTCACTTGTTGACTTCTTAGCCAAGCAGTAGGAGAATTTCTCACCAATTTCTTTTCCCAGTTGATAAACCAGTGATAATTTCGAACCTTGACCAAGACCAACAACAGCTGGAATaccatgtttgaaattaccttGATGTGTGTGATCGCATCCAAACACTATATCAGAGAATTCTCTTTCTGTCCCATTGGCGGATTTCAAGTAGAACATCTCAGTGCTCAACACTCCAGAGGAATAGAAGATACCGGTGTCGACGAAGTTATCATTGTTGGAATGATACTGGTAGTTGCAGACATTTGAATTCCCACTAGTCCTATGTTTTATAAATTTGCACTTTTTTGAAAGATAGTTAAGTGATTTATAGGTACTTGACTCTGTTGGATCATAAAGTGATTGATGTTCATCCCTGCAGTTGGTACAAGGACCACACCGTACCCAAGTAAGGTCATCTGACATGCTTGGGTAACCAAGTAGTTTAATTGGCGCCCCTTCTTTCGGATCCCATTTTTTTGGATCTTTTCCTACTTTTGGCTTACCTTTACCTATATATATGATCATGAAATAGTCACCGTGGTCATTGGTTAAATCAGACGACCCGATATACTTTTCATCTATATACATAGATGATTTGAGGCGATTGAGGGAGCGGATAAAGGATTCCCTTGAACGCTCTGACTCGGTCATCGATTGGTTATAAAATGGAGAGAATTTTGAGTCACGATGAACAAGATTGAAGTCGAAAGAATTTTTTTCTGCTTTGATTGGATACAAAATCAATGCACTGAGCAAAATGAGAATGGAGATGGAAACCAAGTGATGCATCGTTGAAGTAAATGGAAGGCAGGAGGAGGAAAGAATGAGATATTTGtgttatttgttttataatttGTGTTATTTATAGAGGGAGCAAGCATTATATCTCCAACAACATCTTACACAAGAATAAAACACACATGTGAAATACATTGAGTAGGGTTGTGCAATTACTTACACAACCTAGATTCTCATTCAAACCATTGGAGTCATCGAATAGTTGCAGAATATATAATTACTCTCTAGCTTGTTCTTATGCTATTGAATCAAACTTTACAACAATAAATAATCTAAGAAATTGTGAAATAATGACAGCCGATCACCTAGAACATGATTTTCTAGGCTTGGTAGCTTGTCTTTTTTGCTTAAATGGCCTTGAAGTTGGGTACTATGTGAGATTTGCCaattcattttttgttgttttcagaCAAAGAATATGCTATTGAATCAAACTTTACAATAATCTAAACaattataaaataatgacaGCCTCACCTATAGCATGATTTTCTAGGCTTGAcagcatgttttttttttttttttaaaaaaaattttcgtTTAAATGGCCTTGAAATTCAATCACTGATTAAATGATGCTGGGTgtgatgtgagatttttgaCAGTTCAGTTTTGTTGTTTCTCATACTAACAAAGCATTGAAAGAATATACTTGGTATATTTGAGTACATAATTGTTGAGTTGTTGTGCACATCTAATGGTGACAAAATTTGTACATTGAGTTATACACCTCAAGAAGTTGGTGCGTATGATTCATatgcaaaaataataatattgttttctttAATAAGCAAATAAAATGGTGAATTGCATATAGTACAAAAGCCGGCCGGGTGTCATAGCTCTACAACATAATAAATTTGCTGTCAACTTGATTTCGATCATGtcgtcaagtgagaaatttatgttcTGTGCACGCGGGTCTGATGGTCTAAGTTTAAGCCCATTTCGGATGTTCAAATGATGACTTTATATGGTATTATTCTTGGTTACCAAAGAAAAAACTTGACTTCTATCGAAAAATTGTAT includes the following:
- the LOC119987761 gene encoding probable aspartic protease At2g35615 encodes the protein MHHLVSISILILLSALILYPIKAEKNSFDFNLVHRDSKFSPFYNQSMTESERSRESFIRSLNRLKSSMYIDEKYIGSSDLTNDHGDYFMIIYIGKGKPKVGKDPKKWDPKEGAPIKLLGYPSMSDDLTWVRCGPCTNCRDEHQSLYDPTESSTYKSLNYLSKKCKFIKHRTSGNSNVCNYQYHSNNDNFVDTGIFYSSGVLSTEMFYLKSANGTEREFSDIVFGCDHTHQGNFKHGIPAVVGLGQGSKLSLVYQLGKEIGEKFSYCLAKKSTSELSKIRIGSDISLYNKTLENRAQITRDDSFPFYYLTLIAIRVNHKEIKIPGEQELMRVDIQSAVTTFPPTIYKQFLDTFKEEAGNIKTYKDPLYGTCFLQSKCSRGIPKLEFHFKPKIGSTAILSLHPKHFLIDFGDAKCLTIVPKEVPRVSKEGFVFVLGSKAQLDVQMIFDPPSHVLKFAPYECASFSV